The Apis mellifera strain DH4 linkage group LG8, Amel_HAv3.1, whole genome shotgun sequence genome contains a region encoding:
- the LOC413264 gene encoding cytochrome b5-related protein, producing the protein MEKSESSIPGFENFPGRLAKVKTGYSYLEGRRQVDGAEDLWRIENNLYDLEGFAKFHPGGAEWIRLTKGTDITELFQTHHLTDKAAKLLPKYLIREATVPRKLPLTFEPNGFFSTFKRRALEALKDVNFHQPSTKTNLIADFLFTFSLLFSILTAYTQSYLMIVFTGILLAWTTISAHNYLHMKDNFRMYYFDLSMMSSKDWRITHAMSHHMYPNTLWDYEIYAFEPLTHWLPNPKKSLSMAFVSQVMSPIIWSLVFYEQAIKRYYSVFFEHKTFELRDAVPFFLPVLISFFTPNFFTAVKLWLLILMVASFIFSSIGFNAAHHHPDIFHDGDIYRDDYDWGVLELDAVRERKVIDDSNFLVLTNFGLHGLHHLLPTVDHCYLSLCVNAFEETCKEFNISIEKFTQWELVKGQFKQLARKKPKKNFR; encoded by the exons ATGGAGAAAAGCGAAAGTTCGATACCaggtttcgaaaattttcccgGAAGGCTGGCTAAAGTTAAAACAGGCTACTCTTATCTCGAAGGAAGAAGGCAAGTAGATGGCGCGGAAGATCTGTGGAGGATTGAAAATAACTTATACGATTTGGAAGGGTTTGCAAAATTTCATCCAGGAGGCGCTGAGTGGATCCGCCTTACCAAGGGTACCGATATTACCGAACTTTTCCag ACGCATCATTTAACCGATAAAGCCGCAAAACTTCttccaaaatatttgataaggGAGGCTACTGTACCACGAAAACTGCCATTAACCTTCGAGCCAAATGGTTTCTTTTCTACGTTCAAAAGACGGGCGTTGGAAGCTTTGAAAGACGTGAATTTCCACCAGCCGTCTACAAAAACGAATTTAATCGCAGATTTTCTTTTCaccttttctttattattcagcATCCTGACAGCGTACACCCAATCTTATCTAATGATCGTGTTTACCG GGATTTTACTCGCATGGACCACTATAAGCGCTCACAATTACCTTCACATGAAGGATAACTTTCGAATGTATTATTTCGACTTGAGTATGATGTCATCGAAGGATTGGCGAATAACGCACGCGATGAGCCATCACATGTATCCCAATACTCTTTGGGACTACGAGATATACGCGTTCGAGCCTTTAACTCATTGGTTACCAAATCcgaaaaaatctttatcgatGGCTTTCGTGAGTCAAGTCATGAGTCCTATTATTTGGTCTTTGGTATTTTACGAACAAGCGATCAAaag ATATTATTCCGTGTTTTTCGAGCATAAAACGTTCGAATTGAGAGACGCGGTACCTTTTTTCCTACCCgttttaatatcattcttCACACCAAATTTCTTCACGGCTGTGAAACTGTGGTTATTGATCTTAATGGTGGCCAGTTTTATATTCTCCTCAATTGGTTTCAACGCAGCTCATCATCATCCCGACATCTTTCACGATGGTGACATATACAG agatgaTTATGACTGGGGCGTGCTGGAATTGGACGCTGTGAGGGAACGAAAGGTGATCGACGATTCCAATTTTTTGGTATTGACGAATTTCGGTTTACACGGTCTTCATCACCTTTTACCAACGGTCGATCATTGTTACTTGTCACTTTGCGTGAACGCTTTTGAAGAAACTTGCAAGGAATTCAACATCTCTATCGAAAAATTCACTCAATGGGAACTTGTCAAAGGGCAATTTAAACAATTGGCACGTAAAAAaccgaagaagaattttagatAG